In one Candidatus Nitronereus thalassa genomic region, the following are encoded:
- the acpP gene encoding acyl carrier protein, with translation MAVEDKVKKIIAEQLGVEEDEVVPEASFVEDLGADSLDTVELVMALEEEFDVEIPDEDAEKIQKVSQAIDYIKEKT, from the coding sequence ATGGCGGTAGAAGACAAGGTAAAAAAAATCATTGCAGAACAGTTGGGCGTGGAAGAAGATGAAGTCGTGCCTGAAGCCTCATTTGTCGAAGATCTTGGCGCGGATTCGTTAGATACGGTAGAGCTGGTGATGGCGCTCGAAGAAGAATTTGATGTGGAAATTCCGGATGAGGATGCGGAAAAAATCCAAAAAGTTTCACAAGCCATTGACTATATCAAAGAAAAAACTTAA